The sequence aaaactgcctttaaaaatatggattgaaattgaaatctattgacccaaatagataaagtgctataaaagaaacacttaacagtgtctcACTAGtctcaaaaaacactttatgaaacatcaaaaagcccaaaatgtcaaacttgacaggtgcatgaaaaaaattgtttttgcctGCTTTGTCTCCCATtgatctaattacaagtacttaatttttggaatctgattcgGTAATCcatattacatgtaatctgtTACTACCAACTCTGGAAGCCTTTAATGTGGCGACTGCAGGAAACGGTCTTGATTTCTGAATAcctattcttattattatttctttcttttattaggaAAATAAAGCAATCAGAAGAAAACCACACATTATCAGTTGAAGAAGTGACTGGAGAAACCGAGAAACCGCTGGCTGTAGCTGAGGATACGCAATGTGAGACACCTTGAGACAGAGTGACACATTTTGAGAGCGTTTGTTACCGTTGTGTGAACGTATAGCTGATGTGAAATATGACATACGAACTCCTGGAAATCTCTTTCTCAGCTTCGGTCCCGTTCCGGCGCTCCGTGTTCTCTCCCATCTTTCTGTGGAGTCTGATCACTATGGGAATGACTCAGTTAAGAATCATCTTCTTTATGGGAGCCATGAACAAGATGGTTGAGTTCCTGGTCACCCACGGAGAGAATCACCGTAAGCCAAGCTACAAAGCCTACATGTTATTCCTCTATTCGTTAAAGCTGACTTCTGTTCTTAAAAAGCATTTCTGTCTCGTTTAGCCTCTGAAGAACTGGCGCATGAGGCTGAGGAGACAGGTGAGATTAACCTCTACTAGTCTGATACGGTCATAAATGTAATTGTGAATGAAACCGAGAACGTTTCGGGACAGTCTGAGCATGATAAATGCTTATGTTTTAACTTCCAGTGAGCTACTACTCGTCCATCTTTGGCACGCTGCAGCTCTTGTGTCTGGTCACCTGTCCTCTGATCGGATACATCATGGACTGGAAGATGAAAGAGTGTGAGGTGGATCAGAAGACAGAACAGGGAGACAAGGAGTAAGAAATTCAAGTTTTCAGTAATAACGCATgacaaatcatttatttaatagtttatatgggccattctacagaattggtgtgaactgtcccacaaccaaaaaacacatttaaaaatgtttattaagatCCTTCTGTTATCCATTGAAacacacaataatatttaaaatattagtatattcaattgggaggtggctgtcccttatgaaaatattgaaattataactttttttttcccattgttgtttttaaaagtatcttttgattattttaaaaagtgaagttcaaaaaaaaaaaaaaaataataataataataataataataataatatatatttatttatttatttatatttgtttataattatgcaaccatgtataaaaaaaatatataaaaacgtcACTACTGAAACggtgtatgttttagtctattggctgagactgattttaactacacccttcatttatgatcaggaaaaaTAATGTGtccctctctcatagctacaaggtgtAAATCTCATAactttgaggtaaatgtgttcagaagtctgaaaaatctgtgttaCTTCATGTATCGTCACCGCCAAACAcctttttctgcaattaagcacacgaaatatgtcatcattgtttcggtagtgacaaaagggaacacgtAATAGTCTCATTTGGGggaacaaaattttagtacagttatgcagtttgtattttagtatgttttagtatgcaagttaaaattctgtaatataATGTGTTTGCTACCAAAGCGttactgtcactactgaaacatgggatgttttgtcaaaaataaagtataatgaaTTATCTActaaaatgtaatgatttttgtttcctgcgtttttggttcagtgtatattcagGCTAATCAAtctttaactttgaaatcagtatgatcaactttttcccttttacaaagaaaaaccggattcaaaatacaaaaaatctcataaatcacaattaaaatatttgtaaaattgtaaGTGTTTTGGATTTGcctctgaaaaaaattctaaaatagcaaaaaaacacaatgtaaaTGTAGGCAAAATCTTCATAGGTCCGTATAAtgcttctaattaaattattactgtgtttcagtagtgacaaatttggggagaggacaaatattccaaaacgttctgaaaatacaatatgagaattaactgtgcaattactagaaatgtgtaccttggatataatacaatttgcatacGTACAATTTTATTGGAAAAAGGCACATTTTTTTCCAAGACATTTCCCATTCTGACTTTGAACTCTGTAGAGTGACCCATATATAGAAGCAACGAACAAACTCCTGATGGTTCTGTAAAATATCATCTTTGACTTTTTGTCTCCCGCCAGAGCTGTTGCGGTACCGAAGCGTGACAGAAAGATCCAGAAGCTGACCAATGCCATGAGAGCCTTCATCTTCACAAATTTGCTGCTGATTCTGTTTGGAATCCTCTCACTCATAGATAACCTGCCTCTacaggtaataaaaaaaaatctgttctgCTGTAAAGATCTAAAAAGAGGACAATAGTAAACAGTCAGTTTTTCAGTCGGTTcattgttgattcagttcaatagCTGTAAAATTAATCAGTTATGGAATGAGTTCTCTAAAGTTCTATAAAGCAGCACTAAGTAGCTCATATTGTCAttagtttaattgatttttccAGTATTTTACTGCAGATACACTACAATTCAAAAGTtatgatttgtttttgaaatcaatgcttttgaaagaagacTCTTACACCCATCAAGGCTacacttatttgatcaaacatgcaataaaaacctaattgtgaaatactacaattgaaatactacaataaagtgaatatttacaaaaaaaaaaaaatcctatgatggcaaagctgaaatatttctaatcaatgttgaaaacaactgtgcTGCTTATTGCTATTGTGAGCTAATAAAGAGCTATAAACTATGCTAGAGCTATTTAAATGCTGGATTGATCTGATTGGCTATCAGTGTTTTTTATCATTAACCAACtggataaacaaaaataactcttttattttaaagaccaGTTCTCACTGTTAACAGttaatttgcatgcatattaaTTGTTACTGCATTACTGACCACGAGGCACATGAGTTTATTTGCATTAATTACAGTAGATGGGAATGTTCTTATAACTCTCGTTGTCTTTATCCAGATTCTGACGTTCATTTTGCATACTATGGTACGAGGTTTCATTCACTCCTGTTGTGGAGGACTGTATGCTGCTGTGTGAGTACAAACACATTCAAGTATTGTAGTGTTTATGtgtctgtcattattttaagcCTGTCATTTAATCGCACTGGCACGTACAGACATAAAATCAGTTGGTTATCAAACTGCGCCTCACAGGATCAGGTTTGCCCTGTTTGTGTGAAGTATACCTCAGAGTATGTGTAAAATTAAAACCCAATAACGTGCACTGTCACTCAGACAAATGGCAAATAAACCATAATGCCCACATTAAATCACACGTACACCTGTCATCTGTCATTTCAATGACACAACAAACATTACAATCTCAAAATTGAGAAGCGTGCAGACTTCAGACAAACtaagtgtctctctctctctctctctcaggtaCCCGTCCAATCATTTTGGTACCCTTACTGGGCTGCAGTCTATGATCAGTGCCGTGGTGGCCCTGCTGCAGCAGCCCCTCTTTATGGTTATGGTGGGACCTCTGAATGGAGATGCGTACCGGGTAagaactgcacatttttagCTGTTGTATTTAGGGGTAAAATAATTAGTTGACATTGACaggtatttttgttgttgaataGTCATTTGATCTCATATTAGAGGGCTGCATTGACCTTTAGTGCAGGCGGGAGTGGGCTGTCAAAAAAGATTTAGCACGGGTCCCGCTATCTTGTGATTTGGTGCATAACAAGAATGATGGAGGTCCATAAACACTGGGCTTGTCAGTATTGCAGAGTCTTTGGTCGTACACAGATTACATTACTTTCCCATCACGGCACTACCCCTactgttgttttacattttatagaaataaatcatttagttcagttagaAAACGCTACAATTCTAAACTGAAAGTGTCGGCTCTACTCCATATggacagggttgccagatttgcATGAGAAAACTAGTTCATGTTAGTCACAAAACATCCTGAAGTAGAGCAATGACAATATCCCAAATATCAAACTCAAAATAcgtcattttcataaataaagtaCACATTTTGCAGTCACTGTTACGCACGctgatcataaacacagctcaaatacagccagggttgccagatctgCCAGTCAAAAACATCCCAAAGTGGTGCActgaaaatatgtaatttccatacataaaatacacattttgcaGTCACCGTTATCCACATTGATTATAAACACAGCTCAAATACAGCCAGGTTGACAGATTTGCGTGACAAAACTAGCTCGTGTTAGTCAAAAAACATCAAAGTAGTGCAATGACAATATCCCAAATATCAAAACTCATGTCATTTCCATAAAAAAGACGCATTGTACAGTCACTGTTATGCATATTGATCATAAACAAGGCTCAAATAcagccagggttgccagatctgCATGACAAAACTAGCCCATACCagtcaaaaatatctcaaagtAGTGCAATGACCAGCGCTGGGGGTAACTCAttaagtaacacaagttacgtaataatattacttttttcaagtaactagtaaagtaacgcattacctttgaatttctaagaaaatatctgagttactttttcaaagtaacgccagttacttttttccccatttattgattgacaagtctcctgtcgggaaattgggagtaaacatgatattacggtattctagactaaatgtgaacatgcattaattcatctcactcacaaaaaacagattcagtataaaaacagtgaaatgcaaactcagaatatgacgcatcTGCTGTAGTCTACGTTTTCACTGTGTTCACCCCTCATCACACCACAGCTGTTTCCTCCAGCGAAAATGAAGCACATTAACGCATACTTTATAAAACGATCCtgttgccattttcatttgaaaatgtaactttcaaTTGTTTCTAGTGCATGTGGCAAAGAGGTTTGCATACTTCAGCTAAGGAAAGAGGCTTGTACAAGAAATgcaaacagtacaattttgtatttgtacagtaaACAGGTGTGTGTGAGATCAGAAGGACTTGTATTTGGCTTATTCAGTAATCAAAAGTTATACCTATCTATACAATACAGTGGAATATTGCAATAAGTATAGTATACCACCCCtattagtcaaacattttttttattgtatttatttatttaacttttgttattataccctcattgggggctgagcccccctaaaatgaaaatcctagaaTCGCCCCTGTTGATCATTATAACAATTCGCTTTATTTACCGGCGTTATTAAtgaattttgtgcttttttgtgtttaacCTAACTACAAGTAGCGTTAATGTAGAATTACATACCGGTAGCctatctaaatatgattttataattttatgctatattGACCTACCTCATTACCCTCCACTATAATGAGcagcaataaactacattttggtattttataatgcctagtcatacttctgtggatattttggtgaaagtaactctaaagtaacttaaaagtagtgtaacgcattacaattcagagaaagtaatattgtaatgtaactaattacttttaaaagacagtaactagtaatatataatgtattacattttggaagtaacttgcccaacactggcAATGACAATATCCCAAATATCAAATCTCAAAATATGTCATTTCCATAAATAAAGTATGCATTTTGCGGTCACTGTTATGCACactgatcataaacacagctcaAAGGCTTCCTACCATTAGTACAATAAAATTCAGTGTCTGTGTTAGTacttttttgaacatttccagcACATTTGAACAATGCTGTGATTTTGATAATTGATTGTTGTGATATTACATTTTCATACTGTTTCTACATGCAATTTAGACGTTAAATGTATTCTCTTTCAATCCCATCAGATCAACGTGGGGCTTCTGATCCTCTCATTTGCCGGTTTCCTGTTGCCGGGCTACTTGTACTACCATCGCAGACAGCTTATTCAGATGAAGGCCAGAGGAAAAGCGAAAGGACTCACTCCTGTTGAGAATCAAGCTCTAAACCAACCGCTAGCCAACGGACACAGCAACGGTCACGTCTTGCAAGAAGCCTAACTCAATAACGGATCATCACAGGACCGTCACGGGACTTTTGACATTTCAGCCCGCTATGGACAAGCCTACCGTTTTTCACATCCTTCTATTAACACACAGCCCTTTCTTTTGTTGTATAAGAGACATTGGGCTGATGGCTGCAGAAGCAGACATCAGATCAGTATTGTCTTGTTTGATGTTCAGCCGACACGTACGAGTATTTatattgaaaatctggaaatcTGCCTGCGAAACGAATgctatgtttttaaaagaaatatttattgaacTGCGCACACGTTGGCTGTGATTAATGGACATGAACTACCTCAGCCAATGGAGCGGCGTCTGTCTGTTCAGCGTCTTCACCAAAGAGAAAGAttgatgattgattgattgattgattgattgattgattgattgtattagtgtttgtttttctgtcttttgaAAACTTGAGAAACAGTCAACACAAGCATTTCAGCTGCCACCAAAGACACTGCTAATGGAGATTTTTAAACTTCAGGTTCACTACATTatcccccggtttcacagacaaggcttaagcctagtcctagaccaaaatgtaagtctgaaatgttttaactgaaagaaacttgcactgactgatcttaaaatatatcagtgcctttgttttgtcttaagattcacaccagtaatgtttttccTAAGACACGTTTATGAAAATGACTTACATGTCCTAACTGAACTATgacctaatcctggcttaggctaagccctgtctgtgaaaccgggcctaAGTGTTTATCTCAAAGCTAAAACATTTCAGGCAGATTTAACAAGATTTTTATTAACCAACAgaaattaatttgtgtgtgtgcatttagcTTTTTCTGTGCATTTTAGTTTCATAGACACTGAAAgggaaatgtatttttgtatttctgtaATCGTGAGTCTTATATGTGCTCTGTAAATAATGCAACGTGTATTCGTGTTTGCTTTTATGTGCAGTAAGCTCGCGGGATgggttgatgttgttgttgttttttttttttgttttttttttaaaaggtcaGGGTGCGGCCGTGAGGAACTGATGGTATGCTTACAGCAGTTTTTCTTTCAGATGTcaatatgcattttttgttttgtgtgagaCTCCAGTGCCTTATGTTATTGAACGTCAATTTCAAATCTCACCACGAGAGATACGGGAAACCAAAGCCATTTGTGCATATATGGATGCAATAAAGCCAGTGAAGAATGTATGAGAGGGATAAAGTGTCCCTGTACAGAGTGCAAAAAACGTCAGATTTGAAATgccaaacacaataaaatatgtaGACATTCTGAATTGTTCACTTGAGTCTTGATTGAGATCACATGAAGCATGTCGCCATCTGGCTTATTTATGCAGTGTTTATACTATTTCATTAACCCACAAGGAAAGCCGCGTCCGAAACTAGAGGTTTAATTTGGGTCATGATATTATATGGCATTTTGACTTTACACTAAATCTGGAGCAGTTGAagaacaaacattaaataaaagtttgctaGACTAATCCAGTCatcttaaatgtttaaaacttgCTGTTTTCTCTATTCATGACATGTCAGAACTAATGAGAAAGACTAGTAAATCATCCACTGGAAAAAAAGGTTCAGAGCTGTATTAGCATCTTCAGtcattcataaaattaagatgCAAATTCTCACCCTCAAAACTACAGTCAGCAGAGAATGTTGTTGTTCAAGTATGTATaagcatgcgtactctgtgtttttgtttagtctgAGTCACGAGGGAGCCGATTCCATAGTAGTTTGTTGCTTTCAGTAATTGTACTGTAAATGTTTCCAGCTAGTGAACCAACTTGCAGTTACCAGGCACTACTGGTTCGGCAGCCTCAACCATTAGACGTATTTGGGAGACAACAGGAGACAGCAAGGTCCCAAACCATGTGATGAGGGGCCACTACTCAAGgccctattattttattttatttttatatttatttttattccttttttttagtAGGTTATTTCGGCGACTTATTTTTGTTAACTTTGCCATTAGAAGATCTTAATATCCCTGACAACAGtatgtttttcagaattttctCGGAAGGTATTGTGGGACAGAATCCTTACTaaattccctggtgaaaaaaacagcatatgctggtagctatgttttgatgctgggatgctagttaggtatgttttgatgctggtttaagttggtccttagctggtttatgctggtcctttgctggtttatgctggtaatGTTGCTgttcaaggaccagcatagaccagcaccaaaacatacctaaccagcgccccagcatcaaaacatagctaccagcatatgctgtttttttcaccagggttgtaCCTTTCAAATaccaaaatgtataatttgtgTACTTTTAAAGACCAAAGTATGCTTCGGTTTTTACCCGCACAATCTGATTTTTAACCGGTAACAGGTCGCACATGCACACTGACTTAAGTTTTGCACTAACCAGCTGCTCTATTAAGTGGCAACACTGGCCCATTGTTTGAGGCCACATTGACAAGTTCTTTATGAAACAGCAGCATCTTTAGTTTTAAAAGAGCACAAAGACATTTTACTGGTCAAAACTTCTGGAGAAAAATAGAGCAAGTGTTGtgagtaacgcattacaagtaacgcaagttactaataaagtaacacattactttacttacaagaaaatatctaagttactttttttttaaagtaacaccAGTTTGTTTTCCCAtgtattgactgacagctctcctgtcgCCATGTTGACAGAAATCGGGAGTGTTATGTGCACTGAGTAAATATCGTgatactgtagttctagactaaatgtaaacatgcatttattcatcacactcgccaaaaaaaaaaaaaaaaaaaaaaaaaaataaaaaataaatagaaaattaagtatttctcaaaatatatgaatactcagaatatgatgcaaatctacaataattaaatgttaaatttagtcatttagcaagCGTAAAGGAACTCATATTATTCCAAAACAACTTGTATCCAAAGCAACTCCTGTTATTgttttgattgcttctattgtcctcatttgtaaagtGCTGTGACAAGCCTTTACGtgtttaatcccattttattaaccagcaTCTTTGCTGCTGACTGttgatgatccagttcaaccatactaataagcaaaaatgactttagactAAACTAACaattgtgcttcatttttttttttatttctgaagagtgttgaactttgtTCTCGTGCGTTCTAGACGTGaattacttttccttcagcctgagacTTACTCATTTCACTTTTGGCGTGAAAgatcttttatgttaaaaacaggtaTAAAACTAACATAGTTGCagcttttgtatcttttttctCTGAGAAAAGAGCAATGTTATGCAACACTATACTAAAAAAGACAGCTTTTGACTGTGGGTTCCTTGTTCAACACCGCCCTCTTCTGACTGAATAAGgaatttaaaagaagttttaTTAGATTCCACTCACTTCTACAGATTTCATAGCTGagcataaatgaaacaaattattttatcaacAGCAATGTATGACTTTTTAAGAATTTATTCCATTACATCGCTTTTTCAATCCACTCATATCTCCTGATTTTCCATGCAGGTGACTTTACTAAAATGTTATCAGATGCATCTGCTGGGTAAACTAGTTGTTTTAAGTAATGTGTGAACTAATAAACCTGAAATGTGTAATCAtctttaatgcataattttggGTGTGTTTATTTTCCAGTCCTGTACAagacatcattttttaaaaagatgtatTTGCTCTGTTGCCAGTCATGCTGtggaaaaagttcatttgaaacACATGTAAAGAATAACAAAGTTTATTCATTCAGGTTCTCTTTacaaccagaaaaaaaaaatggcagaaatCAGGCTTTGTAAACATCAGTCAAACACACTGGTCCATATCAGGGTCTCTTAACACTGATCAACATTTTCAtgcgctcacacacacatacacacacagaggtTCTATCTCAGGCTGTTGCTGTTGGGTTGAGATCCAGTAAGACCAGGATGATCAGGACTGTGTCGATTCTAAAAGAAAAAGACGATACAGAGAAACCAGATGTTGTAAAATCATTCACAGAAAACATCTGCAACTGGGATCTTTTAAAGCTTTCTCACTGTTTGTGTAAATAGTTGagcttttatttactttatatgctttagacaCGTAAAACATCCATGTTTCACATCATTATTGGGTCGCtcaccttttttttcttcttgtctttctttttcttcttgcGATCAGGATCATCATccctctttttcttcttcttcttgggGTCAGAATCTGAGGGGGTCTCTGCAGGGTAAAAACAGGCCAATTAATGCCCGtacatgtgtgtttatgtatgtgaaaaCACATCAGGTTTATATGTCACCTGGTGGCAGAGGATCCTGAAGTCGCTGATGTCGGTGTTTGTGTTTGCTCTTTTTTCTTTGGCGGCTGTATGTGCATCAGTCTGTATTGCTCTGGAAGCTACAACACACACGAACACTATGAGatgatgttttaaatgttttagaaaacaTGTGGTCTAGTGCATTAGTTTACCGGGCCAGTGTGTAATCGAAATCCAGTGAGTAGAGCTCCTGTCAGCGGACTGAAAGAGTTTCCACAGACTGGAGGTTTTTCTATGAGAGAGCGCAGAGAACTGCCATCCTGAATGCCTGGACAGTCTATCATACCTGCAAGAGAGGTAATACAACTTACTATGATAAAAGTAACATGGCATATATCAGAAACCATTTGATTTTCATGGACTTAAGTGGATAATATGCATCTCCTTTTCTCAAAATCAAACATATTAGTTTACCTGGTAACTCTGGTAAAAAGTTGCTCAGTTTCTCCTTTACTTTCTTGCCGCAGAATTTATTATACGCGTGTTCCAGATTGTAGTGCGTGATGAGGTTTGTGTTTCCCGTCAGGTCGTTTCCAACTGgatcaaaacaaacacaaaagctcATCCAGATGCATTTTAACAAGTTACATAACATCATTACAGACAACTACTTTACGCTGTACTGTGTTCTCATACATTACAAACGTATTTACCGGGTAGTTCTCGTAGTAAATAGAAAGGTTCGTTCATGGCACCCGGTTTTCGCAATGTAGGCCCCTCATCCCCGAGCTGTCCTGGAATCTGAGCCGCCGCCGGCGCTTGGTTTGGCGTCATAGGCGGCGGAGGTTTTCCGGACGCGAACCCCAAAGCTGCTGGCCCCGTGGGTGGTTGTGCGTCATTTTGCCCGAACAAAGTTGAAAATATTTCCGTCATAACTTCTGAAactaaataatgtatatatacttATAAAAAAACGAACAAATAAAAAGGCCAGAACGTCTGCCGGTTAGAGTCGCATTGTGTTGGAGCATCTGACTTCACATTATCAACAATAGCGGTACCGTAATGACACGATCATAAGCGCACACTACTTGTTGATGCAGTGATTATCAACAGTAGCGATTCACAGTACGCTtccagttatttaaaataaattgttgtcTTTAActaatttcataattaaaagGCCAAATCTGTCATACATTTTGTACTCTTCTTAAATCAGGAATCaatttttcaaagaagtctctacTGCTCTGCAATCCTGCATTTagttgatccaaagtacagcaaaagcagtaatattgtgaaatatttttactatctaaaataactgctttcgatttgaatatattttaaaatgtaatttatacctgtgagtcaaagctgaattttcagcatcattactccagacttaagtgtcacatgatccttcagaaatcattctaatatgtgaccctggaccacaaaaccagtaaggTTTTCAaaagctttatacatcatctaaaagctgaataaataagctttccatccataacaatacaatatttggctgagatacaaccatttttgtatatggaatctgatggtgcaaaaaattcaacatattgagaaaatcgcctttaaagtttccaaatgaagttctttgcaatgcatattactaatcaaaaattacgttttgatatgtttacagtaggaaatttacaaaatatcttcatggaacatgatctttacttaatttcctaatgattttcggcataaaagaaaaatctataattttgacccataaaatgtatttttggctattgctacaaatataacccagcgacttaagactggttttgtggtccagggtcacatactgatttggatgaatagaaagatcagcatttatctgaaatataaaaagctttcgtaacattatacactaccattcaaaagcttggagtcagttttttttaagaaattatagaaattaatagttttatttaggatgccttaaattgatcaaaagtgatgatgaagtcatttataatgttacaaaagctttcgttttgtgataaatgctgttattctgaactctctattcatcaaagaaacctgaaatttttttactctgttttcaacattaataataaatgttttgagctgcaaatcagaatattagaatgatttatcatgtgactggagtaatgatgctaaaaatccagcttttaaatcacaggaataaattacattttaaaatagatttaaatagaagtgttatttaaattgtaaaaatatttcagaattgtactgtttttgctgtactttggatcaactaaatgtaggcttggtgagaagaagagacttctttaaagaaacatcaaaaatcttactgtttaaaaacttttgactggtagtgtaaactGATTTGTCACTTGGCTTTTTGACagaaactttattttacagccATATTTTCTGTTGATACTTAGCATATATTTGAATACAAGcttatattactttatttttattaaagtataCTCTTGTACACATATACCATGGTCAATATTGTTTCCACcaataataaaactgttaacATAGGGCTTTAATCAAatatacaatgtaaataaaactgattaaGAAGGCTTCTTATAATGCAGGAGatcacatatttatatattagaaTACTTAACTATAGTTACTATAAGAATCTCTTCCATTGGAatgctttttcatttattcattctttatACAGAGACGATGAAACACTGCTAAAAAGTGCAAGAGATGTTTAATGAATAGAGTACACATATTAATGAcatataacacaaaataaacaatgcagatgCACAATAAGATCACATTCAGGCTTCAGTAAATCCAAAGAAATGACCATGGATGTTAGAGAGACCCAAAGTGTTCAGATGGGGAAAGAGTTGAGACACAAGCTTCCAGATCTTCAAGTGATGCCTGCAGATGGA comes from Labeo rohita strain BAU-BD-2019 unplaced genomic scaffold, IGBB_LRoh.1.0 scaffold_1280, whole genome shotgun sequence and encodes:
- the LOC127157958 gene encoding large neutral amino acids transporter small subunit 3-like, whose product is MWRLQETVLISEYLFLLLFLSFIRKIKQSEENHTLSVEEVTGETEKPLAVAEDTQSSVPFRRSVFSPIFLWSLITMGMTQLRIIFFMGAMNKMVEFLVTHGENHPSEELAHEAEETVSYYSSIFGTLQLLCLVTCPLIGYIMDWKMKECEVDQKTEQGDKEAVAVPKRDRKIQKLTNAMRAFIFTNLLLILFGILSLIDNLPLQILTFILHTMVRGFIHSCCGGLYAAVYPSNHFGTLTGLQSMISAVVALLQQPLFMVMVGPLNGDAYRINVGLLILSFAGFLLPGYLYYHRRQLIQMKARGKAKGLTPVENQALNQPLANGHSNGHVLQEA
- the LOC127157959 gene encoding LOW QUALITY PROTEIN: mediator of RNA polymerase II transcription subunit 19-A-like (The sequence of the model RefSeq protein was modified relative to this genomic sequence to represent the inferred CDS: deleted 1 base in 1 codon), which gives rise to MTEIFSTLFGQNDAQPPTGPAALGFASGKPPPPMTPNQAPAAAQIPGQLGDEGPTLRKPGAMNEPFYLLRELPVGNDLTGNTNLITHYNLEHAYNKFCGKKVKEKLSNFLPELPGMIDCPGIQDGSSLRSLIEKPPVCGNSFSPLTGALLTGFRLHTGPLPEQYRLMHIQPPKKKSKHKHRHQRLQDPLPPETPSDSDPKKKKKKRDDDPDRKKKKKDKKKKKNRHSPDHPGLTGSQPNSNSLR